CCAGGCGAAAGGCCACAGCATGCCGCCGAAGACCAGCGAGAGCAGACAGAGGACCTTGATCGTCTCCTTCTGCGGATGTTCCCGTTTCTCCGCGATTTTCTCCGGCAGGATGTGCACCAGCCAGAAGACGGTAATCGCGATGACGGGCACGATGACCAGCACGACCAGGGCAATGATGTCCGCCGCCTTGTCCAGCGTCTCGCCGGACAGGATGGACGCCTGCGCCGGCCGGGCCGCAGCCGCCAGCGCGAGCATGGAGCCGATACGTCGGTGCTGGAAATATGTTCGCATGCTCATGCTGGCTGGTGGGGAGCCGATGGCCCGGGTCAAGGTGTCGGCTGCAGGGTTCGCCTGTGGAAATCTGGTTGCCGCCGGTCGGGCATCAATGCCGCATGCTCTGGTGCAGGAAAATCAGTCTAGCGCGGCACCGGTGATTTGGGAAAGCCGGGGGCACGACCATCCGCCGCCCGGCCGGGTTCGCGATCACCGCGGCGAGACGTTCCCGGTGCCGGACCAGCCCTTCAGTGTTGCGTCGCAATGCCCATCGCGGCCGCGACCAGTTGCTGGCGTCGCAGACTGGGGTTGGTTGCGCTGTCGAATGCACTGCCGCGTCCGTGCGTGAGCCAGGCCCCGAGAACCAGGGTCAGGATGACGTGGGCGCGGCGTTTTCGCTCGGCGCTACCGAGGGACGGCTGGATCTCCCCGATCATGACGGCGTACTGGCCGGCGAGCCACCGGTACCACTGGGTGCGCACGCGCCTTTCGGCCTTTCGCCGCAGCGCGAATGCGGACATTTCCAGCCAGTTCGCCGTATCCACCTGCTCCATGAATTCGAGGTGCCAGTCCAGGCATTTTTCCAGGCGTTCGCCCGGGCTGCGGTGCTCGGCTTTGACCATCCGGCTGAGTTGGCGCGTGAGCCACTCGGAGCCCGCGAGGAAAAAGCGCATCAGGAGATCGTCCCTGGTCGGGAAGTAGTGACGCACGGCGGCCTGAGTCAGGTTGGCGCGCTGCGCGATGAGGTCGAGGGACGCCGCCGGAAGGCCTACTTCCGTCATCACATCGCGGGTTGCCCGAAATATCGCCCGCAGCGCCTGGCGACCCTTGGGAGTCCGGCCTGCTTCCGCGAATTGTGTCTCTATCGCGTCGATCATGGATGACATGGGCGTTGTCGCCGGCACTGAAAGGTCGCGTCAGGATAGCGCAAAACCGCTTGATCGGAGGTTTTTGGCAGCGCAACCTCTGCCATCGCCCGGGCGCACGGGAGATGGGGGCTGTTGCAACATCAGACTGGCATCTGCAGTTGCGGGCTGGATCCAGCCCGGACGAAATGCAATGGCGTGCGCATCACATCGGCAATGAAACCTGTTCGGCGGGAGAAACACATGAGACGAAATCGGGGAACACCGGCTCTGGCCGGTCTCGCAGCGCTCACGGTTGTGGGGCTCGGCGCTGCGCATGCGGCGGAGGTCGAGAAGTCGTTCCAGGTGTACGGCTTCGCGATGCTCGATTACATCCAGGACTTCGGGCGCGTGCATCCCGACTGGGAGGACACACTGCGGCCTTCGCGCATCGGCATCGACGAAGAGCAGTACGGCGACGACGGCCAGGCGTCGTTCAGCGTCAAGCAGAGCCGCCTCGGCGTGAAGGGGACGGTTCCCACGGCCCGCGGCCCGATCAACACCAGGTTTGAGTTCGATATGTTCGGCGTCGGTGACGACGCCGGGCAGACCACCATTCGCCTGCGTCACGCCTATGGCGAGTTCGGGCAATTCCTTGCCGGCCAGACGCATTCACTGTTCATGGACATCGATGTCTTCCCCAACGTCATCGACTACTGGGGACCGACCGGTATGGTGTTTCTCCGCAACCCGCAGATCCGCTGGACGCCGGTCACGGGGGAAAACTTCTTTGCAGTGGCCATCGAGAACCCGAGCAACGACATCGACTCGGGCCAGTTCCGCGAGGTGGCGGATTTTCCGGGCGCCCAGGGCGACCAGGAGTGGCCGGACCTCACCGCGCAGTACCGCATGACCGGGGACTGGGGCCATGTGCAGCTCGCCGGCATCGTGCGCTGGGTCGGGACCGAGGTCGTCGGTGATACGAATGCGGATCCGGGCATCGTCGACCAGGGCGTCATCTTCGATGACGA
This genomic interval from Gammaproteobacteria bacterium contains the following:
- a CDS encoding DUF3302 domain-containing protein, whose translation is MSMRTYFQHRRIGSMLALAAAARPAQASILSGETLDKAADIIALVVLVIVPVIAITVFWLVHILPEKIAEKREHPQKETIKVLCLLSLVFGGMLWPFAWIWAYSKPVLYKLAYGTEKHEDYYRHLAESDAQNAEELGADITRLRAELDVLAKRGKLPEELRDIQERLAVIEQRVVAPRTSEGAG
- a CDS encoding DcaP family trimeric outer membrane transporter, producing MRRNRGTPALAGLAALTVVGLGAAHAAEVEKSFQVYGFAMLDYIQDFGRVHPDWEDTLRPSRIGIDEEQYGDDGQASFSVKQSRLGVKGTVPTARGPINTRFEFDMFGVGDDAGQTTIRLRHAYGEFGQFLAGQTHSLFMDIDVFPNVIDYWGPTGMVFLRNPQIRWTPVTGENFFAVAIENPSNDIDSGQFREVADFPGAQGDQEWPDLTAQYRMTGDWGHVQLAGIVRWVGTEVVGDTNADPGIVDQGVIFDDDDTGWGLNLTTVIKVFERDAIRAGYVIGEGIASYMNDGGMDAGPNQGLLPDGSLPGDTKLEAVELSGLTLYYDRWWSDQWSSSAGYSFTDVDNTVGQLDDTYEKGQYASANLLYYPVKNVMVGAEILWGELAVKDGRDNDNTRVQISFKYDFAANL
- a CDS encoding TetR family transcriptional regulator is translated as MSSMIDAIETQFAEAGRTPKGRQALRAIFRATRDVMTEVGLPAASLDLIAQRANLTQAAVRHYFPTRDDLLMRFFLAGSEWLTRQLSRMVKAEHRSPGERLEKCLDWHLEFMEQVDTANWLEMSAFALRRKAERRVRTQWYRWLAGQYAVMIGEIQPSLGSAERKRRAHVILTLVLGAWLTHGRGSAFDSATNPSLRRQQLVAAAMGIATQH